The following are encoded together in the Streptomyces tsukubensis genome:
- a CDS encoding aldo/keto reductase produces the protein MSLTLDSYRLLGRSGLRVSPLALGAATFGTEWGWGAEREEARKLFDRYTELGGNFFDTASTYTNGSSERLLGEFTRTNREELVLATKYSTLRRPGDPNSGGAHRKSMHASVEASLRQLNTDYIDLLYLNIWDFRTPVEEILRGLDDLVRQGKVLYVAISGAPAWQVSRMQAIADLRGWSPLVALEIEYSLIERTGERDLIPMAREMGLGVVPFSPLGGGVLTGKYGSQDLNPSGPVVGETASSRRGLNAALGMVTERTLAVADVVKEVASELGRTPAQVALAWTLNAPGVTSPIIGARTVAQLEDNLGALRVDLTPAQVARLDEAGAIDLGIPHTLLASDHIRTVTTGDMKVATRG, from the coding sequence ATGTCGCTGACCCTCGACAGTTATCGGCTGCTGGGCCGTTCGGGGCTGCGGGTCTCACCGCTGGCGCTGGGCGCGGCCACCTTCGGCACCGAGTGGGGCTGGGGCGCCGAGCGGGAGGAGGCGCGCAAGCTGTTCGACCGCTACACCGAACTCGGCGGTAACTTCTTCGACACCGCCAGCACCTACACCAACGGCAGCTCCGAGCGACTGCTGGGCGAGTTCACCCGCACCAACCGCGAGGAGCTGGTGCTGGCGACGAAGTACTCGACGCTGCGCCGGCCCGGTGACCCCAATTCCGGGGGCGCCCACCGTAAGAGCATGCACGCGTCGGTGGAGGCGAGCCTGCGGCAGCTGAACACGGACTACATCGACCTGCTCTACCTGAACATATGGGACTTCAGGACACCGGTGGAGGAGATCCTGCGCGGCCTGGACGACCTGGTGAGGCAGGGCAAGGTTCTGTACGTGGCGATCTCCGGCGCCCCGGCCTGGCAGGTGTCGCGCATGCAGGCGATCGCCGATCTGCGGGGCTGGTCGCCGCTGGTCGCACTGGAGATCGAGTACAGCCTGATCGAGCGTACCGGGGAACGCGACCTGATCCCCATGGCGCGCGAGATGGGACTCGGTGTGGTCCCCTTCTCCCCGCTGGGCGGCGGGGTGCTCACCGGCAAGTACGGCAGTCAGGACCTGAACCCGTCGGGCCCCGTCGTCGGCGAAACCGCCAGCAGCCGCAGGGGCCTCAACGCCGCCCTGGGAATGGTCACCGAACGTACCCTTGCCGTCGCCGATGTGGTGAAGGAGGTGGCCTCGGAGCTGGGCCGCACACCTGCCCAGGTCGCGCTGGCCTGGACCCTGAACGCCCCCGGCGTGACGTCGCCCATCATCGGCGCGCGCACCGTCGCGCAGCTGGAGGACAACTTGGGCGCCCTGCGGGTCGACCTCACCCCTGCCCAGGTGGCCCGCCTGGACGAGGCCGGCGCCATCGACCTCGGAATTCCGCACACTCTGCTCGCCAGCGATCACATCCGCACGGTCACCACGGGCGACATGAAGGTCGCGACCCGCGGCTGA
- a CDS encoding helix-turn-helix transcriptional regulator → MTSPTIDPARELAAFLRTRRERLDPRDAGLSVRRQARRTPGLRREEVAELAGISIDYLVRLEQARPLRPSVDVVEALARALRLAPDERTYLYDLTQQRPRTTAEPRTTAAAPLTRLLADLSPLPAMLMNHRYDILAWNPEMTKLLIDFEALPPQQRNSMWLCLIHPEIREYYTDPERVAREGIAYLRAAWAAYPEDQVLNELITQCVTRNERFARLWAERDVKTNGRGHKVIRHPDAGDIAVQFEVLMPLQDPDQRLMICRAADDDSQAAMDRLLTR, encoded by the coding sequence ATGACGAGCCCCACCATCGACCCGGCCCGGGAACTGGCCGCGTTCCTGCGCACCCGACGCGAGCGCCTCGACCCTCGCGACGCCGGCCTGTCCGTCCGCCGGCAGGCCCGGCGCACCCCGGGACTGCGCCGCGAAGAGGTCGCCGAGCTGGCCGGGATCAGCATCGACTACCTCGTACGGCTGGAACAGGCCCGCCCGCTGCGGCCCTCGGTCGACGTGGTCGAAGCCTTGGCCCGCGCCCTACGTCTGGCGCCCGACGAGCGCACCTACCTCTACGACCTCACCCAGCAGCGTCCGCGCACCACCGCCGAGCCCCGCACCACGGCAGCGGCGCCGCTGACCCGGCTGCTCGCCGACCTGTCCCCACTGCCGGCCATGCTGATGAACCACCGCTACGACATCCTGGCCTGGAATCCCGAGATGACGAAGCTGCTCATCGATTTCGAGGCCTTGCCGCCCCAGCAGCGCAACTCGATGTGGCTGTGTCTGATCCATCCGGAAATACGCGAGTATTACACCGACCCAGAACGCGTCGCACGGGAGGGGATCGCCTACTTGCGCGCCGCGTGGGCCGCGTATCCGGAGGACCAGGTGCTGAACGAACTCATCACCCAATGCGTCACCCGCAACGAGCGGTTCGCCCGCTTGTGGGCCGAGCGCGACGTCAAGACCAACGGCCGCGGGCACAAAGTGATACGACATCCCGACGCCGGAGACATCGCAGTCCAGTTCGAAGTGCTCATGCCACTCCAGGACCCCGACCAGCGGCTGATGATCTGCCGGGCCGCGGACGACGACAGCCAGGCGGCCATGGACCGGCTGCTCACCCGGTGA